The genomic stretch TCGCGCGCAAACTTGACCCGATCCCAGATGCGCAGCAACGCCGCCAGTCGCTGCAGTTCCTCGGGCTCCGCTCCACCGGCGCGCAGATGGGCGACCAGCTCGGGCGTGGTGTCTCCGGGCTGCGTGATGCCGAGTGAGCGCTCCAGATAGACGCGCAGGATGCGGCCGAGCCTCAGCGCGTGCTCCCCGAATCGCGACGCTTCGGGCAGGCGCTCGGAGCGCAGCGCCTCGATGGCATCGAGCGCCTCGGCGCGCGGGTCGCGAGTCGGCGCAGCGACCGAGGTCCGCGGCGCGGCCACCACGACGGCGGCGCGCGAGCCGCTTCCAGATCAGCACTGCGAGGACCGCCACCACCACGATCCCGACGATCCAGCCCCACGGCACCCGCTCCCACCAGGGCGCCGCGATCGGCGCGTGTACATCGGCGAGCCGTTC from Candidatus Eisenbacteria bacterium encodes the following:
- a CDS encoding DUF4129 domain-containing protein, giving the protein MAAPRTSVAAPTRDPRAEALDAIEALRSERLPEASRFGEHALRLGRILRVYLERSLGITQPGDTTPELVAHLRAGGAEPEELQRLAALLRIWDRVKFAREAPTVEEAQRAEQAVEAVVRRDRPIAAGRVA